A single window of Rubripirellula lacrimiformis DNA harbors:
- a CDS encoding GNAT family N-acetyltransferase yields the protein MPAGIQIRQATPSDAATIHALMRPYVMQRLLLARTEAEVIELTRHGFVAFLMDGEREGRLVGFSAVEIYSPKLAELQCLAVHHEYQGTGVGRALVRQCVERAKNLNVMEVMAISSSEKFLQGCGFEFSLPDQKKALFCQLRPRPKE from the coding sequence ATGCCCGCCGGCATCCAAATCCGCCAGGCGACGCCCAGCGACGCAGCGACGATCCACGCACTGATGCGTCCCTATGTGATGCAGCGGTTGCTGCTGGCTCGCACCGAGGCCGAGGTCATTGAACTAACCCGGCACGGCTTCGTGGCGTTCCTGATGGATGGTGAACGAGAGGGTCGGCTGGTCGGTTTTTCGGCCGTTGAAATCTACAGCCCCAAATTGGCCGAACTGCAATGCCTGGCCGTCCATCACGAATACCAGGGAACCGGAGTGGGACGCGCACTGGTACGACAGTGTGTCGAAAGAGCCAAGAATCTGAACGTGATGGAAGTCATGGCGATCAGTTCATCCGAAAAATTCTTGCAGGGCTGCGGATTTGAATTCTCGCTTCCCGACCAAAAGAAAGCGTTGTTTTGTCAATTGAGACCACGCCCCAAAGAATGA
- a CDS encoding pentapeptide repeat-containing protein: protein MTPAPVAPNKRGCRFTIRSTLLAMAWVALALACYTTFQTNLRRSQQEHILYQRAETLESLQENVYAMQVPRTANSQRGFLSGRDLDLADFSGVNVVAGSGAFQSTSMVGANFSGATITVGGASFQHTKLDGADLRGATITVGSSSLQITSFQAADLRGAVIVTPGGATLQYASFRDADLSSATIDCQSDLSSFQEVDINGVEFAAADLTGIHADGLTSAYFWAPPSYDDRTKFPADFDPQRAGWKRRP from the coding sequence ATGACCCCCGCCCCGGTCGCCCCCAACAAACGCGGTTGCCGATTCACCATCCGATCCACGCTTCTGGCAATGGCGTGGGTCGCATTGGCGCTGGCCTGTTACACAACGTTCCAGACCAACCTGCGACGCAGCCAGCAAGAACACATCTTGTACCAACGGGCCGAAACATTGGAATCGCTGCAAGAAAATGTGTACGCGATGCAGGTGCCCCGAACCGCGAATTCACAGCGTGGATTTTTGTCCGGTCGCGATCTGGACCTAGCGGATTTCAGCGGCGTCAACGTCGTCGCCGGAAGCGGTGCGTTTCAGAGCACATCGATGGTGGGCGCCAATTTCAGCGGCGCGACCATCACGGTCGGCGGGGCATCGTTTCAACACACCAAACTGGACGGTGCGGATCTTCGCGGCGCCACGATCACCGTCGGCAGTTCATCGCTACAGATCACCAGTTTCCAAGCCGCCGACCTACGCGGCGCGGTGATCGTCACGCCCGGCGGAGCCACGCTGCAGTACGCGTCGTTCCGCGATGCCGACCTCAGCAGTGCCACGATCGACTGCCAAAGCGACCTCTCATCATTCCAAGAAGTCGACATCAACGGCGTCGAATTTGCGGCTGCGGATCTGACCGGCATCCACGCCGACGGGCTTACCAGTGCCTACTTTTGGGCCCCGCCAAGCTACGACGACCGAACCAAATTCCCTGCCGATTTCGACCCTCAAAGAGCAGGCTGGAAACGACGGCCCTAG
- a CDS encoding prepilin peptidase → MISLVGVVFAVAAYIFGLSAWQAAGTDYYQSDDLIIPRTIDVIVFLWCFWVGSSIGSFLNVVVWRMPRGQGVNGRSYCPRCHAQLKARDNFPVFGWLALGGKCRSCRLPISPRYPIVEGIVGASLTLVAIGQLYQLSLPGQSTHWHGGPLWAPVVDTPVLVVLLFHGFGLAVSWAMGLIRMDRNTLPVRLVQIGLGVVAVAILALPPLMIVTWQMVDGRPLWTGSSIYVDALVRVLTSIAAAVMIGRSLAPAFCPAADPKTDPLGNSTRRLIDLIAIITLPSLVVGWKTVIAVTVVATILAVPIRRWVIRSTDGLGAFAIAMPIVLTLQLFAWRMMESLSWWPGSFSGPWVILGWAGAILLVPLWIRDRDAAGTLPPVSDEDSFTDEDDDDDEENDEDEAL, encoded by the coding sequence TTGATTTCCCTGGTGGGAGTCGTGTTTGCGGTGGCGGCCTACATTTTTGGGTTGTCCGCTTGGCAGGCCGCCGGAACCGATTACTACCAATCTGATGACCTGATTATTCCTCGGACGATCGATGTGATCGTGTTTTTGTGGTGTTTTTGGGTCGGTTCGTCCATCGGCAGCTTTCTGAACGTGGTGGTTTGGCGGATGCCGCGAGGCCAGGGGGTCAACGGCCGATCGTACTGCCCACGCTGCCATGCCCAGTTGAAGGCGCGTGACAATTTTCCGGTATTTGGGTGGTTAGCGTTGGGCGGCAAGTGCCGGTCTTGTCGGTTGCCGATCTCGCCGCGATACCCCATTGTCGAGGGCATCGTGGGGGCCTCGTTGACGTTGGTGGCGATCGGCCAACTGTACCAGCTAAGTCTGCCTGGTCAGTCGACGCATTGGCACGGCGGTCCGCTATGGGCTCCCGTCGTCGACACACCGGTTCTTGTGGTGTTGCTGTTCCATGGGTTCGGCTTGGCGGTGTCGTGGGCGATGGGGTTGATTCGGATGGATCGAAACACTTTGCCGGTACGCTTGGTGCAAATCGGTTTGGGCGTGGTCGCAGTCGCGATCCTAGCCCTGCCGCCGCTGATGATCGTGACCTGGCAAATGGTCGATGGTCGTCCGCTATGGACCGGCAGCAGTATCTATGTCGATGCGCTGGTCCGCGTGCTGACGTCGATCGCGGCGGCGGTGATGATCGGCCGGTCGCTGGCCCCCGCATTTTGTCCGGCAGCAGATCCGAAAACCGATCCGCTGGGCAATTCCACGCGTCGCTTGATCGATCTGATCGCGATCATCACATTGCCGTCGTTGGTGGTGGGCTGGAAAACGGTGATTGCCGTCACCGTGGTGGCGACGATCTTGGCTGTGCCGATCCGTCGCTGGGTGATCCGTTCCACCGATGGGCTGGGCGCGTTTGCGATCGCGATGCCAATCGTATTGACGCTTCAATTGTTCGCATGGCGAATGATGGAATCGTTGTCGTGGTGGCCAGGAAGTTTCAGCGGACCCTGGGTGATCCTGGGGTGGGCCGGGGCGATCCTGTTGGTGCCTCTGTGGATCCGCGACCGAGACGCGGCCGGGACGTTGCCCCCGGTCTCGGATGAAGATTCATTCACCGACGAAGATGATGATGACGACGAAGAGAACGACGAAGACGAAGCGTTGTGA
- a CDS encoding ATP-binding response regulator, with the protein MTGTSHILVVDDSPTQLRQMQMVLEQDGFIVRAVENAQAALEAIERELPALVVTDLEMPGMSGLELVETLHCSHKSLPVLLTTAEGSEDVAAEALRRGATSYVPKRDISRTLCSVARQILSVHYEAQSVREIAKFAVGYSLKLTLGNDESLVPKIIARLEQPLVELELFDEGERMQIAMALDEALVNAIIHGNLEVSSDLRQTNDGQAYVDKISQRKSESPYRDRKLHVILDANRDLATFTIRDEGNGFDCAELRDPTNPENLERAGGRGLLLIHAFMDEVSHNDVGNEIVMVKRKPTPESTDAEPTDDSAENAAQN; encoded by the coding sequence ATGACAGGCACTTCTCACATCCTGGTCGTCGACGACAGCCCGACCCAACTGCGTCAGATGCAGATGGTGCTAGAGCAGGACGGATTCATCGTACGCGCGGTCGAAAATGCCCAGGCGGCGCTCGAGGCGATCGAGCGGGAGTTACCCGCGTTGGTCGTCACGGACCTCGAGATGCCGGGCATGAGCGGGCTGGAATTGGTGGAAACACTGCACTGTTCGCACAAGTCGTTGCCCGTGCTGTTGACGACCGCCGAGGGCAGTGAAGACGTGGCGGCCGAAGCGCTGCGGCGCGGGGCCACTAGCTACGTGCCCAAACGTGACATCTCGCGGACCCTGTGCTCGGTCGCTCGGCAAATCTTGTCGGTCCACTACGAAGCCCAATCGGTTCGCGAAATCGCCAAGTTCGCAGTGGGCTATTCGCTGAAACTAACGCTCGGGAACGACGAATCGCTGGTCCCCAAGATCATCGCCAGATTGGAACAACCGCTGGTCGAACTGGAATTGTTCGACGAGGGCGAACGCATGCAGATCGCGATGGCTCTGGACGAAGCGTTGGTCAACGCGATCATTCACGGCAACCTCGAAGTGTCGTCGGACCTGCGCCAAACCAACGATGGCCAGGCCTACGTCGACAAGATCAGCCAGCGGAAATCCGAATCGCCTTACCGCGACCGTAAACTGCATGTGATCCTGGACGCCAACCGAGATTTGGCGACCTTCACCATCCGCGACGAGGGCAACGGATTCGACTGTGCCGAACTGCGTGACCCGACGAATCCCGAGAACCTAGAACGTGCCGGGGGCCGCGGCCTGCTTTTGATCCATGCCTTCATGGACGAAGTCAGCCACAACGATGTCGGCAACGAGATTGTGATGGTCAAGCGAAAGCCGACTCCCGAATCGACCGACGCCGAACCGACCGACGATTCGGCCGAAAACGCTGCCCAGAACTGA
- a CDS encoding cryptochrome/DNA photolyase family protein, with protein sequence MPVPSIRRSNANEHPIREDGDYVLYWMIAFRRTRYNFSLQHAVDLAKQYRKPLVIFEPLRTRYRWASDRLHQFVIEGMRDNAAMLSSKPVTYYPYVEPRPGVGTPLLHRLAARAVTVVTDEYPCFFLPHMITAVKDRLPARLELVDSNGVMPLRQPERTFTVAHSYRRWMQKNILDALCEMPDEDPLKGSRLPRLDRLPTSITKRWPAADIDDLLNGGLASIPIDHDVLPSPTVRGGAKDAAKRLSRFMDHTIDSYSDDRNHPDEHATTGLSPHLHFGHLSAHELVSRIFEHQDWSPDKLSPPNGKNHGFWNVDESSEALLDQVLTWREMGFNLSFREPDQYDKFESLPDWAKKSHQQTMSDPRPETYTAEQLEAAQTGDELWNAAQREIVETGVMHNYMRMLWGKKILQWSPTPQQALRIMIDLNNKYGLDGRDPNSYSGIFWVLGRYDRAWGPKRPIFGSVRYMTSDSARRKLRLKRYLQRHTDSN encoded by the coding sequence ATGCCGGTCCCTTCGATTCGTCGCAGCAATGCCAACGAACATCCGATTCGCGAAGATGGCGACTATGTCCTGTATTGGATGATCGCATTTCGCCGCACTCGGTACAATTTCTCCCTGCAGCACGCCGTCGATCTGGCCAAACAGTACCGCAAGCCGTTGGTCATTTTCGAACCACTGCGGACCCGTTATCGCTGGGCCAGCGACCGATTGCACCAGTTTGTGATCGAAGGCATGCGTGACAACGCGGCGATGCTCTCTAGCAAACCGGTCACCTACTATCCGTACGTCGAACCCCGGCCCGGTGTCGGCACACCGCTGCTGCATCGTTTGGCGGCCCGCGCCGTCACGGTCGTCACCGATGAATACCCGTGTTTTTTCCTGCCGCACATGATCACGGCGGTCAAGGATCGACTACCGGCTCGCCTGGAACTGGTCGACAGCAACGGGGTGATGCCACTTCGCCAACCCGAGCGGACCTTCACGGTTGCCCATAGCTATCGCCGCTGGATGCAGAAAAACATCCTGGACGCGCTGTGTGAAATGCCGGACGAAGATCCGCTGAAAGGGTCTCGCCTGCCGCGGCTGGACCGCTTGCCAACGTCGATCACCAAGCGCTGGCCGGCGGCCGACATCGACGATTTGTTGAACGGGGGATTGGCGTCGATCCCCATCGACCACGACGTCCTGCCCAGCCCGACGGTCCGGGGCGGTGCCAAAGACGCGGCCAAGCGACTTAGCCGGTTCATGGATCACACCATCGATTCCTATAGCGATGACCGCAATCATCCCGACGAACACGCAACCACGGGGCTGAGCCCGCACCTGCATTTCGGTCACCTTTCGGCTCACGAATTGGTCAGCCGAATCTTCGAACACCAAGACTGGTCGCCGGACAAACTCTCGCCTCCCAACGGCAAGAACCACGGCTTTTGGAACGTTGACGAGTCGTCCGAAGCGCTGCTGGATCAAGTGCTGACATGGCGAGAAATGGGGTTCAACCTCAGTTTCCGCGAACCCGACCAGTACGACAAATTCGAGTCGCTGCCAGATTGGGCCAAAAAATCGCACCAGCAAACGATGTCCGACCCGCGGCCAGAAACCTACACCGCCGAACAACTAGAAGCCGCCCAGACGGGTGATGAACTGTGGAACGCCGCCCAACGAGAGATCGTGGAGACCGGCGTGATGCACAATTACATGCGGATGCTGTGGGGCAAAAAGATCCTGCAGTGGAGTCCCACGCCCCAGCAGGCGCTGCGGATCATGATCGATCTGAACAACAAATATGGGCTGGATGGTCGGGATCCAAATTCTTATAGCGGAATTTTTTGGGTATTAGGGCGGTATGACCGAGCTTGGGGCCCAAAACGGCCGATTTTTGGCAGTGTCCGGTACATGACCAGCGATAGTGCGAGGCGAAAACTGCGCCTAAAACGTTACCTACAACGCCACACCGACTCAAATTAG
- the rplM gene encoding 50S ribosomal protein L13, which produces MAKPGQIEKQWHHVDASDEVLGRLASDIAVVLMGKHRPQYTPNTDCGDFVVVTNAEKIAMTGRKMDVRHYTWYTGHPGLRLESYGNRLSRKPEDLIYHAVRRMLPKNKLAYQMIKKLKIYAGSEHPHTAQMPQELKRTSKKV; this is translated from the coding sequence ATCGCAAAACCCGGCCAAATTGAAAAGCAATGGCACCACGTCGACGCATCGGACGAAGTCCTGGGTCGATTGGCTAGCGATATCGCAGTCGTCTTGATGGGCAAGCACCGCCCGCAATACACGCCTAACACCGATTGCGGCGATTTCGTTGTCGTGACCAACGCCGAAAAGATTGCGATGACCGGTCGCAAAATGGACGTTCGTCACTACACCTGGTACACCGGACACCCCGGTTTGCGTTTGGAAAGCTACGGCAACCGCCTCAGCCGCAAACCCGAAGACTTGATCTACCACGCCGTTCGCCGGATGCTTCCAAAGAACAAGCTGGCTTATCAAATGATCAAGAAACTAAAGATCTATGCCGGTTCCGAGCACCCGCACACCGCACAAATGCCTCAAGAACTGAAGCGAACTAGCAAAAAAGTCTAG
- the rpsI gene encoding 30S ribosomal protein S9, protein MIVVKKDKINGDALGTGRRKSSVARVRVRPGSGKFMVNGKEIEQYFVNDQHRTAIMQTLEAAEHTEKVDVIVRVNGGGMTGQSGAVRMGLARALVSHDEALHDPMREGSFLTRDSRMKERKKPGLRGARRGVQFSKR, encoded by the coding sequence ATGATCGTCGTCAAAAAGGACAAAATCAACGGAGACGCCCTGGGCACTGGCCGACGCAAAAGCAGCGTCGCGCGAGTCCGAGTGCGTCCCGGCAGCGGCAAGTTCATGGTCAATGGGAAAGAGATCGAACAATACTTTGTGAATGATCAGCATCGCACTGCGATCATGCAAACTCTGGAAGCCGCCGAACACACCGAAAAAGTCGATGTGATCGTGCGAGTCAACGGTGGCGGCATGACCGGTCAAAGCGGTGCGGTACGCATGGGCTTGGCTCGAGCCTTGGTCAGCCATGACGAAGCACTGCACGATCCAATGCGAGAAGGCAGCTTCCTGACGCGAGATTCGCGTATGAAGGAACGAAAGAAACCTGGTCTGCGTGGTGCCCGTCGGGGTGTCCAGTTCAGCAAGCGTTAA
- the infA gene encoding translation initiation factor IF-1: protein MGKKEDAFEVEGTVTQALANTRFRVQLETGSEVMAHVAGRMRKHFIRIVPGDKVRVELSPYDLTKGRITYRER from the coding sequence TTGGGAAAAAAAGAAGATGCTTTCGAAGTCGAAGGCACAGTCACACAGGCACTCGCCAACACACGCTTTCGGGTCCAATTGGAAACCGGCAGTGAAGTGATGGCCCACGTTGCCGGACGAATGCGGAAACACTTTATCCGGATCGTTCCGGGCGACAAAGTTCGTGTGGAGCTGTCTCCGTACGACCTGACCAAAGGTCGGATCACCTACCGCGAACGGTAA
- a CDS encoding DUF1571 domain-containing protein codes for MKLAKQFGFVALALFIAWQAWVVVARSDASSSDRGPRSDLASAPDSDPPTDDDPDQADISDVLSMANDALANMQANLDDYTARFVKQERDPSGNLGDPTEIALRVQTRFRGPDRKSPRRAYLRFQSPAAVDGREVIWGEDLYDGKMAVHEVGMFLGLKTIWLNPTGMIAMQGQRFPISEIGLVKLVEKLIERGEQDRGNPDIRVSISEGHRFDDRDTRLIEVRRSKPNDQPDDFSKAEIVVDPEQQLILRYRSFGWPAGEEEEAPLLESYSYHDLKTNVGLSDIDFDTKNPEYNFPSF; via the coding sequence ATGAAACTCGCCAAACAGTTCGGATTCGTCGCACTGGCTCTGTTCATTGCCTGGCAAGCTTGGGTGGTGGTTGCCCGCTCGGACGCAAGCTCATCGGACCGCGGACCAAGATCCGATCTTGCGTCTGCACCGGATAGCGATCCCCCAACCGATGACGATCCGGACCAGGCAGACATCAGCGACGTCCTTTCGATGGCCAATGATGCGTTGGCCAACATGCAGGCAAACCTGGATGATTACACCGCCAGATTCGTGAAACAGGAACGCGACCCGTCCGGGAATCTCGGCGACCCGACCGAAATTGCACTGCGAGTTCAAACACGATTTCGCGGCCCGGACCGAAAGTCACCCCGCCGCGCCTATTTGAGATTCCAGTCTCCCGCAGCGGTCGACGGCCGCGAAGTGATCTGGGGCGAAGACCTCTACGATGGAAAGATGGCCGTCCACGAAGTCGGAATGTTCCTAGGCCTGAAAACGATTTGGTTGAACCCGACGGGGATGATCGCGATGCAGGGCCAACGATTCCCGATCAGCGAAATCGGATTGGTCAAGCTGGTCGAAAAACTAATCGAACGTGGCGAACAAGACCGGGGCAACCCTGATATCCGAGTGTCAATTTCCGAAGGGCATCGGTTCGACGATCGCGACACGCGTCTGATCGAAGTCCGCCGCAGCAAGCCGAATGACCAGCCTGACGATTTCTCCAAAGCCGAGATCGTGGTCGATCCTGAACAACAGCTGATCCTTCGCTACCGCAGTTTCGGGTGGCCCGCAGGCGAGGAAGAAGAAGCACCGCTGCTGGAATCGTATTCCTACCACGACCTAAAAACCAACGTTGGATTATCCGACATCGATTTCGACACCAAGAATCCCGAATACAACTTTCCCTCGTTCTGA
- a CDS encoding Gfo/Idh/MocA family protein has protein sequence MDRRNFLRGATAAATVASIHSQAYAAAPSKPRRVGLIGCGWYGKCDLLQLMNVEPVEVVSLCDVDSTMLSTAADLIASRQVSKKRPRTYANFQEMLDEQDLDIVLVATPDHWHALAMIAAVDAGADVYVQKPTGCDVLESKAMLDAARRTGRVVQVGTQRRSTPHLIDAKQQVVDAGLLGDVAYAEVCCYYHMRANKNPPDTTPPKNLDYDAWTGPAPMRPYNELVHPRSWRAFMEYGNGIVGDMCVHMLDMVRWQLDLGWPQRISSTGGILVDVDSKANITDTQTATFDFDDLDVVWTHRSWGSAPDPEYPWAGIIYGTKGTLKLSVNKFDFIPRGGGQKIHGDALIELDKYPTDQSDKKDWNMELHVASAIRGHMRDFLKAIDARSKPIADIEQGHISSASCIMANNALTLGRTIQFDPATHTAVGDDEATALLKRPYRAPYIHPATA, from the coding sequence ATGGATCGCAGGAACTTCCTTCGCGGCGCCACAGCAGCGGCGACAGTCGCATCGATTCACTCGCAAGCTTATGCAGCGGCCCCATCGAAACCACGTCGGGTGGGATTGATCGGCTGTGGATGGTACGGCAAGTGCGACCTGTTGCAGTTGATGAACGTCGAACCGGTGGAAGTCGTTTCGCTTTGCGATGTGGATTCCACGATGCTGAGCACTGCGGCTGATTTGATCGCATCGCGTCAGGTCTCCAAAAAACGACCGCGGACCTATGCCAACTTCCAAGAAATGTTGGACGAACAGGACCTCGACATTGTGTTGGTGGCCACACCGGACCACTGGCATGCATTGGCGATGATTGCGGCGGTCGATGCGGGTGCGGACGTCTATGTCCAGAAACCCACCGGCTGTGACGTGCTGGAAAGCAAAGCGATGTTGGACGCGGCCCGGCGGACCGGTCGAGTTGTCCAAGTCGGAACTCAACGACGCAGCACTCCACACCTGATCGATGCGAAACAGCAAGTGGTCGACGCGGGACTGCTGGGCGACGTGGCCTACGCCGAAGTCTGCTGTTACTACCACATGCGTGCCAACAAAAATCCACCGGACACAACGCCGCCGAAGAATCTGGACTACGACGCTTGGACAGGGCCGGCCCCGATGCGCCCCTACAATGAACTGGTGCATCCCCGTTCGTGGCGAGCGTTCATGGAATACGGCAACGGAATTGTCGGCGACATGTGTGTGCACATGCTGGACATGGTCCGCTGGCAACTGGACTTGGGATGGCCCCAACGAATCAGCAGCACAGGCGGGATCCTGGTCGACGTCGATTCCAAGGCGAACATCACGGACACTCAAACGGCCACGTTCGACTTTGATGATTTGGACGTCGTCTGGACACATCGCAGCTGGGGCAGTGCCCCGGATCCCGAATATCCTTGGGCGGGAATCATCTACGGGACCAAAGGGACGCTGAAGCTTAGCGTCAACAAGTTCGACTTTATCCCTCGCGGTGGCGGTCAAAAGATCCACGGCGATGCCTTGATCGAACTGGACAAATATCCCACCGACCAGTCCGACAAGAAAGACTGGAACATGGAACTGCATGTTGCATCAGCGATCCGTGGACACATGCGAGACTTTTTGAAAGCCATCGATGCACGCAGCAAACCGATCGCGGACATCGAACAGGGCCACATCAGCAGCGCGTCGTGCATCATGGCGAACAACGCTTTGACGCTGGGACGAACGATCCAGTTTGACCCGGCCACTCACACAGCGGTTGGCGACGACGAAGCAACCGCCCTGCTGAAACGCCCCTACCGCGCCCCTTACATCCACCCGGCAACGGCGTAG
- a CDS encoding PQQ-binding-like beta-propeller repeat protein yields MIILGLIASPALSDDWPQWRGIHRDAKIDEPGLMKTLPTGHLERKWQVELGAGYSGPTIVDGRVYVTDRGLDDSPEEIERVLCFDAENGDLVWQHTYPAVYGEIGYRAGPRASVTVHEGLALSVGTAGHFICFDAKTGDIRWQHDLAPEYSIRMPIWGIATSPLVHDGNVIQVVAGAGDACVVAFDLATGKERWRSIDEKAGYSSPILIQQAGQDVVVCWTGESVTGLDPRTGQVHWTIPMLPRNMPIGIPTPVVQDDLLFVSSFYDGSMLIRFDPNQLTAEKVWHRVGIDEKNTDALHCMISNPIIKGDYIYGTDSYGELRCLDIKTGDRVWEDTTAVPRARWATIHTIRDGQREIMQNDQGELIFATLTPEGFQEHSRTKLLDPTRKQLNRRGGVTWSHPAIANGYIFARNDQELICASLKEPADTP; encoded by the coding sequence TTGATCATCCTTGGGCTGATCGCGTCGCCCGCGTTGTCGGACGATTGGCCGCAGTGGCGAGGCATCCATCGCGATGCCAAGATCGATGAACCTGGCTTGATGAAGACGCTGCCCACCGGACACTTGGAACGCAAATGGCAAGTGGAACTGGGGGCGGGCTACAGCGGGCCAACGATCGTTGACGGACGAGTCTACGTGACTGACCGTGGCTTGGACGACAGCCCCGAAGAGATTGAACGCGTCCTATGCTTTGACGCCGAAAACGGTGACTTGGTTTGGCAGCACACTTACCCGGCAGTGTACGGCGAAATCGGATACCGAGCCGGCCCACGCGCCTCGGTGACCGTCCACGAAGGCCTGGCACTATCGGTCGGCACCGCCGGTCACTTCATTTGCTTTGACGCAAAAACGGGGGACATCCGCTGGCAACATGATTTGGCCCCCGAGTATTCGATCCGCATGCCGATCTGGGGCATCGCCACATCGCCGCTGGTCCATGACGGCAACGTCATCCAAGTCGTCGCCGGTGCGGGGGATGCCTGCGTCGTCGCCTTTGATCTTGCCACCGGGAAAGAACGTTGGCGTTCGATCGACGAAAAAGCGGGATACAGTTCACCAATATTGATCCAACAGGCTGGCCAGGACGTCGTGGTCTGCTGGACCGGCGAAAGTGTCACAGGATTGGACCCGCGAACCGGCCAGGTTCATTGGACCATCCCGATGTTGCCTCGAAACATGCCGATCGGCATTCCGACGCCCGTGGTCCAAGACGACCTTCTGTTCGTGTCATCGTTCTATGACGGATCGATGCTGATTCGATTTGACCCGAATCAATTGACCGCGGAAAAAGTTTGGCACCGCGTCGGTATCGACGAAAAAAACACCGACGCGCTTCACTGCATGATCAGCAATCCCATCATCAAAGGGGACTATATCTATGGCACCGACAGCTACGGCGAACTTCGATGCCTAGACATCAAGACGGGCGACCGAGTTTGGGAAGACACGACCGCGGTTCCCCGCGCTCGTTGGGCAACGATTCACACGATTCGCGATGGCCAGCGAGAAATCATGCAAAACGATCAGGGCGAATTGATCTTCGCGACCCTGACGCCGGAAGGGTTCCAGGAACACAGTCGCACCAAACTGTTGGATCCAACTCGCAAACAATTGAACCGACGCGGTGGTGTCACCTGGTCCCACCCAGCAATCGCAAACGGATACATTTTTGCCCGCAACGATCAAGAACTGATCTGCGCGTCGCTGAAAGAACCGGCAGACACGCCGTAG
- a CDS encoding RbsD/FucU family protein, with amino-acid sequence MLRHKLIHPQINAVLAAAGHHSSVLIADGNYPAASKRGPQAELISLNLMPGVPTCNQVLEALLSAVPVEAIQTMQTETSGPYALDGDPPVWSDYRQTIKDAGLDVEIEPIDKWAFYDAVSTPDHVLTIQTGDQQRYANILLTIGVRMD; translated from the coding sequence ATGTTACGCCATAAGTTGATCCATCCCCAAATCAACGCCGTCCTGGCCGCCGCCGGCCACCACAGCAGTGTTTTGATCGCAGACGGGAATTATCCGGCTGCCAGCAAACGGGGGCCCCAGGCCGAATTGATCAGTCTGAATCTGATGCCAGGCGTGCCGACCTGCAATCAAGTGCTCGAAGCCCTGTTGTCGGCGGTGCCCGTGGAAGCGATCCAGACGATGCAGACCGAAACCAGTGGACCCTACGCATTGGACGGCGATCCCCCGGTTTGGTCCGATTATCGACAAACGATCAAGGATGCTGGTTTGGATGTCGAGATCGAACCAATCGACAAATGGGCGTTCTATGATGCCGTTAGTACGCCTGATCACGTGCTGACCATCCAAACCGGCGACCAACAACGCTATGCCAACATCCTGTTGACGATCGGCGTTCGAATGGATTGA